The following are encoded together in the Mycteria americana isolate JAX WOST 10 ecotype Jacksonville Zoo and Gardens chromosome 2, USCA_MyAme_1.0, whole genome shotgun sequence genome:
- the ROPN1L gene encoding ropporin-1-like protein isoform X2 — MPLPETMFCAQQIKIPPELPDILKQFTKAAIRTQPRDVLRWAAAYFSALSKGEPLPVKERMEMPLATEKTDAGLTPGLLKILHKQLSPKGMVNVAELKEKWKHLCLPEEQLKAILQLDDFGEEVEWMKFLALGCSVLGGSLLSSMKHACEILTRDPEGGAARVPFETFSFLYSYLASIDGEIPEEKTEAFLHRIKEQADQQTGMVLLRNFLTLF, encoded by the exons ATGCCTCTTCCAGAAACCATGTTTTGTGCTCAGCAGATCAAAATCCCCCCTGAGCTACCCGATATCCTGAAGCAATTTACCAAAGCTGCTATTAGGACTCAGCCTCGTGATGTTTTGCGGTGGGCAGCTGC GTATTTTTCAGCGTTGTCAAAAGGCGAGCCCCTTCCTGTGAAGGAGAGGATGGAAATGCCTTTagcaacagagaaaacagatgcTGGTTTGACCCCAGGACTCCTTAAAATCTTGCACAAACAG CTTTCTCCCAAAGGCATGGTGAATGTTGcggaactgaaggaaaaatggaAGCATTTGTGCTTGCCAGAGGAGCAACTGAAAGCTATCCTGCAGTTGGACGACTTTGGCGAGGAGGTGGAATGGATGAAGTTTCTGGCACTTGGGTGCAGCGTGCTTGGCGGG TCCTTACTGAGTTCAATGAAACATGCCTGTGAAATCTTAACAAGGGACCCAGAAGGGGGAGCAGCTCGTGTTCCCTTCGAAACATTCTCGTTCCTCTACTCCTATTTGGCCAGTATCGATGGAGAGATACCAGAGGAGAAAACTGAAGCATTCCTCCACAGAATTAAAGAACAAGC TGACCAACAAACTGGCATGGTGCTGCTCAGAAACTTTCTGACCCTGTTTTGA
- the ROPN1L gene encoding ropporin-1-like protein isoform X1: MPLPETMFCAQQIKIPPELPDILKQFTKAAIRTQPRDVLRWAAALCGQALERYFSALSKGEPLPVKERMEMPLATEKTDAGLTPGLLKILHKQLSPKGMVNVAELKEKWKHLCLPEEQLKAILQLDDFGEEVEWMKFLALGCSVLGGSLLSSMKHACEILTRDPEGGAARVPFETFSFLYSYLASIDGEIPEEKTEAFLHRIKEQADQQTGMVLLRNFLTLF; encoded by the exons ATGCCTCTTCCAGAAACCATGTTTTGTGCTCAGCAGATCAAAATCCCCCCTGAGCTACCCGATATCCTGAAGCAATTTACCAAAGCTGCTATTAGGACTCAGCCTCGTGATGTTTTGCGGTGGGCAGCTGC TTTATGTGGACAAGCTCTTGAAAG GTATTTTTCAGCGTTGTCAAAAGGCGAGCCCCTTCCTGTGAAGGAGAGGATGGAAATGCCTTTagcaacagagaaaacagatgcTGGTTTGACCCCAGGACTCCTTAAAATCTTGCACAAACAG CTTTCTCCCAAAGGCATGGTGAATGTTGcggaactgaaggaaaaatggaAGCATTTGTGCTTGCCAGAGGAGCAACTGAAAGCTATCCTGCAGTTGGACGACTTTGGCGAGGAGGTGGAATGGATGAAGTTTCTGGCACTTGGGTGCAGCGTGCTTGGCGGG TCCTTACTGAGTTCAATGAAACATGCCTGTGAAATCTTAACAAGGGACCCAGAAGGGGGAGCAGCTCGTGTTCCCTTCGAAACATTCTCGTTCCTCTACTCCTATTTGGCCAGTATCGATGGAGAGATACCAGAGGAGAAAACTGAAGCATTCCTCCACAGAATTAAAGAACAAGC TGACCAACAAACTGGCATGGTGCTGCTCAGAAACTTTCTGACCCTGTTTTGA